The sequence below is a genomic window from Rhizobium sp. NXC14.
TGAATGACGAGCATTTCGCCCGAACGCGTCAGGTGGATGTCGAACTCCACGCCGTCGACAGGCATCTGCGCGAGTTTGCGGAAGCCCGAGAGACTGTTCTCGGGCCAGAGATTGCGGCCGCCACGGTGGCCGATGATATGCACCATCGTCTGAATATCCTTGAGATGTCGCGTGTTACTTTCCGGAGTCCACCAGTCCCTTTGTGAACCAGCGTTGCATGAAGAGAATGACAGCCGCCGGCGGCAGCATGACGAGCAGCGCAGCGCTCATCGCAATGTTCCAGGCGGGCGCGGAGTCGGAGACCGGGACGAGCTGCTTCAGCCCGAGGACGGCCGTTCCCATCTCCTTGTTGGTGGTGAAGAGCAGCGGCCACAAATACTGGTTCCAGCCATAGAGAAACAGGATGATCGATAGCGCAGCGATATTGGCGCTCGACAGCGGCAGCAGGATATCCTTGAAGAACTTCAGAGGGCCGGCGCCGTCGAGCTTGGCCGCCTCGCAAAGTTCGTCGGGAACGGTCAGGAAAAACTGCCGGAACAGGAAGGTCGCCGAGGCGGAGGCGATCAGCGGCAGGATCAGGCCAGCATAGCTGTTGACCATGGTCCATTTCAACGAGGCTTCGATGCTGTATCCGGTCAGGTCTTCGACGATACCGGACAGGCCGATCGTGCCAGCCAGCCAGCGGATCGGCCCGGCCGCATCTGCGACCGCTTCATAGGTCGGAATAATGCGGACCTCGACCGGAAGCATCAGCGACACGAAGATCAGCCAGAACGCCGTCATGCGGAACGGGAAGCGGAAATAGGTGACGCCGAACGCGGCGATCAGCGAGATCGCCAGCTTGCCGACGACGATGCCGGCGGTGACGATGATCGAATTCAGGAACAGCTGGGAGAACTCGCCCTGTTGCCAGGCGGCGGCCAGGTTTTCGAAGAAATGCGAGCCCGGCACCACCGGGAACGGCGCCTGCTGAACCTCCTGCAAGGTCAGCGAGCCGGCGACGAAGGCGAAGTAGAGCGGCAGGCAGACAAAAGCCGCGCCGATCAGCAATATGGCGTGGCAGAAGATCGAAAGACCGAGATGGCGTTCGGGCATGGCTACACCTGGTAATTGACCTTGCGCTCGAGAGCGCGGAATTGAACGATGGTGAAGAGGATGGCAATCAGCATCAAAAGCACGGATTGCGCGGCCGACGAGCCGAGGTCTAGCTGCACGAAACCATCCTGATACACCTTGTAGACCAGACTGTTCGTCGCCCCGGCCGGGCCGCCGCGGGTGACCGCGTCGATAATGCCGAAGGTTTCAAACAGGCCGTAGACGAAGTTCATCACCACGAGGAAGAAGATCGTCGGCGAGATCAGCGGAAGTGAAATCGTGAAGAAGCGCCGGACGGGTCTTGCGCCGTCGAGCTTTGCCGCTTCCAGAAGCGAGACAGGCACAGCAAGCAATGCGGCGACGAGAAATATGTAGTCGTAGCAGACATTCTTCCAGACAGAAGCGATGGTCACCAGCAGCTGCGCATCGAAAGGCCGCCGGTTCGGATCCCAGTCGAAGCCGAACCCGTGCAGAAGCTGCGCGATCGGCCCAACCGCCGGATTGAACAGGAAGGCCCAGATCACGCCCGATATGACAGGCGCGATCGCATAGGGAAGGAGGATGATGCTCTTGTAGATCCCCCTGCCCCTGATCACAAAATCGGTCGCGAAGGCAAACAGCCCGGCAAGCAGAAGCGTCGCGCAGTTCTGTGCAACGGTGAACCAGAGCGTGAACAGCGCGCTGCCGCGATATTCCGGGCTGGCGAAGAGATTGTAGAAATTTGTCAGTCCGATGAAAATCTCGGTGCCGCCGAAGGGATCGACCTGAACGAAGGCCAGCGATAGCGCCTTGTAAGAGGGAATGAAAAAGAAGAACAGCAGGATCAGCAGCTGCGGCGCGACAAGGCCGAAGGCAAGCCACGGTCTGTTGAAGTGGGCGGACTTCAACCCGGGCTCCGACGGCTGCGCGACCGAGCGGCCCGTCGACAGAAGATCGGGGATGCGAAGGCGCCGCGCGGCGCCTTCCATCCTTCCCAAGGTTCTACTTTGCTGCATGAAGCTGCTCATACTGGCGAAGGATCTGGTTTCCGCGGGTCGCCGCCGCATCCAGCGCCTGTTGCGGGGTCTTCTGGCCGGTCCAGACGCCCTGGATCTCTTCCACCAGAAGTGCCATCGACTGGTTATGATTGCCGAAGCGGAAGCCGCGCGAATTGTCTGTCGGGGTACCGCGCGTGAGCTGGAGAATGGCGATCTCGCGGGTCGGGTGGTCCTTGAAGTAGCCCTCGGACTTGGCCTGCTCATAGGCTGTATTCGTCACCGGGACATAGCCTGTCTGCTTGCTCCACCAGACCTGCGTCTTCGGTGAGGCGACGAAGTTCAGGAAGGCCGCCGCGCCGGCATATTCTTCTTCCGACTTGCCTTTGAGAACCCAGAGCGCCCCGCCGCCAATGGTGCTGTTTTTCGGCTCGATGCCTTCCTCATGCGGCAGGAACGTTGCGCTCCAATTGAATTTCGCGCCGCTCTCGACGGCGGCGTGCGCCGCGGTGGAGGCCACATAAGTCGAGCAGGTTCCAGAGGTGAACAGCTGGTCCGGCGAGAGCCCCTGCCCGGCGATCTGCAGGATGCCGGCGTCCATCCACGTCTTGAGGCGTGTCACCTGACCGACCATCAATGGGCTCTTGTTGAAGATGAATTCGGTGTCGAGGCCGCCGAAGCCATTCGCCTTGGTACCGTAAGGCTGGTCCTGGATCGCCGCGTAGTTCTCGATCAGGCTCCAGTAGAAGTCGTTCGCAAGCGCCATCTGGCACTTCGAGACACCTTTCTCCTTGATAGCGCGCAGTTGCTTGTCGAGCTCCTGCCAGGTCTGGCCCGGCTTGTCGAAGCCGGCTGCCTTGAAGTGATCGGCATTGTACCAGAAGATCGGCGTTGAGCTGTTGAAGGGCATCGCCGCCGGCTTGCCGTCGACCAGATAGAAGCCCGCGACCGGCGCGACGAAATCATTCCAGTCGACCTTGTAGCCTTCCTTCTCCATCAGCTGCGGCACTGGAATGATGGCGCCGGAATTGTACATGGTGAGGAACCCGCGCTCGGCGGCCTGGATCAGCACCGGCTGCTGATGGACGCGGTAGGCGGCCACCATCGCCGCCATGGTCTCCTCGTAATTGCCTTTGCCGATGCCGACGACCTCGTATTTGTCCTGCGAGGCGTTGAAGTCCTTAATCAGCTGGGTGGTGATTTCGGCCAAGCGGCCGCCTGCCGCATTCCACCATTCGATCTTGACGCGATCGGCGGCGCTGGCGTGGCCTGCATTCGTCAGCCCGAGCCCCACCAGTGCAGCGCCCGCCGCGAATGACCGGATTGTCCGTCCGAAACGGGATCCTATCAAAGACATTGCCGTCATTTCGTTTTCCTCTCCATTGCCTTTGTTCGCCGACCGGTGCGTGGAGCGCCGGTCAACCCCTCCCAGAGCGGCGATAAAACAAGGTTGGGGTCACTTGTTACAAATGTCAATAGCGTGTTACAAATGTATGACGACCTCGGGGGAAGGATATCATGGCGGCTATCGAACTGATCGACCTGAAGAAGAACTACGGACCGGTTCCGGCAGTGAAAGGCATCAATCTGACTGTCGCGGACGGCGAAATGATTGTGCTGGTCGGCCCATCAGGATGCGGAAAATCGACCTTGCTGCGGATGATTGCGGGCCTGGAAGCCATAAGCTCCGGGCACATCAGGATTTCAGGCAATGACGTTGGCCAGGTCGATCCGGCCGACCGCAACATCGCGATGGTCTTCCAGAACTACGCGCTCTATCCTCACATGACCGTTCGGCAGAATCTCGAATACGGACTTAAGAACCGCCGCGTTCCTCGCCACGAGATCGACCGGCGGATCGCTGACGCCGCCGACATTCTGGAAATCGGCGAATTTCTCGAGCGACGCCCCCGTCAGCTCTCAGGCGGACAGCGCCAACGCGTCGCCATGGGCCGCGCTCTCGTCCGCGATCCCGCCGCCTTCCTCTTCGACGAACCCTTGTCCAATCTGGATGCGAAGCTTCGCGTGCAAATGCGCGTCGAAATTCGGAGGTTGCAGCGGCAGCTTAAGACGACCAGCCTCTATGTGACGCACGACCAGCTCGAGGCGATGACGCTCGCCGACAGGCTTGTCGTCATGAACGGCGGCCGAATCGAGCAGATCGGGACACCGATCGAGGTGTATCGCCGTCCCGAAACCGTCTTCGTTGCCGGCTTCATCGGTTCTCCGCCGATGAACCTGATCGAACTGGATGAACTCGGCCCCAGCGACCTCGCGCTTCCGAGAGACACGGATCTCGTCGGCATCAGACCCGGTTCGATCAGCCTCGGCGCCGGATCGGCGCATGATCTCCGGTTCGATGGCCATGTCGAATTGATCGAAACCGTCGGCGATGAGAACAACGTGCATCTGCGCATCGACGAAAGCCGGAAGCGCATCGTCGCGAGCGTGCCTACTGATCGACATCTGCGGGAAAACGACCGCATTTCGTGTCATGTAGGCACGGAAGCCTTGCATCCCTTCAACAAGTCGACCGGCCGGAGAACCGACTGACAGGTGAAGCGGCTGACGACGGGCTCCTGCGATTGACAAGCTCCGGGGATTTGAGATCCATGGCGTAGAAGCGGAGGCGCAGATTATCGCATGTCACAGAACAGAAGTGCTTCTTCCGCGCCCGTAGCGCTCTCGGACGAGCAGATGCAGGTGCGCGTGGTCTGGCTCTATTACATGGAGGGACGCACGCAGGGCGAAATCGCAGAAGCGCTTTCGACCAACAGGCTTCGCGTCAACAAGATCATCGCCGAGGCTCGCCGATCCGGCCTTGTGACGATTACCCTCAATTCCCGGCTGACCTCATGCGTCGCCCTGGAGCAGCAGCTGGCGGCGGAATTCTCTCTAAATCGCGCGATCATCGTACCGACACCGGAGGACGAAGAGCTCATTCCCGTCCTGCTCGGCCAGGCGGCGGCCGATTATCTCGTCCAGTTGCTGAACGCCGGCAATATCCGCGGCGTTGGCGTCGGGTGGGGAGCGACCCTCCGCGAAATGGTGCGGCATATGCCTTCGCTCAGACGGCCTGATATCTGCGTCAATTCGGTCATGGGCGGGCTGACGCACGGCATCGAAATCAATACCTTTGACATTGCAAGCGACCTTGCCCGCCAGCTCAATGCGGAATGCTCCTATCTTGCTGCACCGATCTATGCCGGCAGCCCGGAATCGCGGACGGCAATCATCCGGCAGGATGTTTTTGAATCGGCCTTTCGACAGATCGAGACCAATGACGTCATCGTGCTCAGCATCGGCGACATGACCGAGCGTTCGCTGCTGATGCGCTACGGCTTGCCACGCAACATCAACATCGAGGAATTGCTCGCAGCCGGTGCCTGTGGTGACGTGCTCGGCCAGTTCGTCGATAAGAAGGGGCAGCCGATCGACCATGCGATCAACAGATGCGCGATCGCGCCCGAGCTGGAAGCGCTGCGCGCCATTCCCAATGTCGTCTTCGCGTCAGGCGGCCTGAACAAGGCGCAGTCGATCGCCGCCGTGTTGCTGTCCGGCCTCGGCAACGTGCTGGTCTGCGACGAAGACACGGCCAGGCAAGCGCGAGAGCTTGCGCTCCATCTCAGGGCAGGCAGCGGGTCATAGAGCCGCCGCGCAGCCGGCGGGAATCGAAAGCGGTTTTGCCGGCGCCGCCTTGTCGATCGCGTAGAGCTTGGCGAAACCGGCATCCTCGATCAGCGTCAGACCAGCCGGCATCGCGGTGCCGACATAGCGGTCGGGAATATCGGCGTTCGCGACGAGGATGAAATCGAAACGCCCGCGCCAGTCCGACAGATAGGGTGTGAAGTTTTCATAGACCTGCATCATCGCCGGGCACGAAAGCACGCCGATCGACAGCAGATTGCCTTCGGGGACCGCGATCTCAGACCATGGTGTCAGAACCGATAGCGGCTGCTTGCCGTTCGCGGTGAAGAGCGTCGGCACGAACGCATGCGCGAAAGGCGTGGCAAGCGTCGGCAGATGCCAGAAAGTCTCCTCTCTGAAGAAAAAATACCGGCTGGAGTGCGCAAGGCCACTCACCATCCTCGGGTCATGCCCGAGGGGCAGAACGGCCGCGCCAACCGGCACCTTTTTGAGTACGGTCTCTACGGCAGCGACGTCCTTTTGTGCAAGCCACCAGTTCCAACCGATCCAGCCCGTCCGGCCGAAAACCGCGAGATTGACGATAAGCGCCAGCAATAGCGCCTGGCGGCGCGCCAGACTGGCGAAAGGACACACCATCGCCATGGCGACGAGCGCCGTCATGATCGGAAAGCGCCAACTGATCCATCCGGTTCCGAGCATATGGCGAGGCGAAACACAAGAGAGCAGCAGCAGTCCGCTGGCGGCCACGGCAAGCCCCGCATGCACGCGGATATCGCCCGCGCGTGAAGCACGGGTGCAGATGAGGATCAATGGCAGAACCATCACCACGTCTACCACCGGAATGTATGTGGTGATCGCGGAGAGCACATTCATGACAATCAGGACGACGCTGTCATTCCAGGCAAGGGCAAGGCCGTTATCACCGGCGTTGGGCAAAGCTGGCGAACGGAGATAGAGTGCGATCGGCGGCAAAACGCAGGCGCCCAGCGCCGGTGTTAACCGACTGGCGAGTCTCACCAGGCGGGACTTCGATCGCAAGATGTCGAAACGCCAGGAAAATTCGAGGCCGCAGATGATCGCCATATAGAAGCCGAGCGAGAAGATGTGCATCACCGTCAGCAGCAGCGCGGCGGCAAGCCGCCAGGCAAACAGCAGGGCGAAGTTGCGGCGCTGCAGCCGAAGATCGGCGCATGCGAAGAACAAGGCCATGCCGAGACCGATCTGGAAATTGATGAAGCCACCAATCACGGTGGCGCACCAACCAAGCGACAGCATGGCGATCTGCCAGTAGGACCGGCTGCCGAAAAGCGTCCGGTGCAGCGCGATCGCGCCAAGCGGCGGCAGCACGATCGCCAGGAAAAGCAAGGCGCGCGCCAGCCTGTCCGCGCCGACAAGGGGCCCTATCCTGATCGCCAGAAGATCGATGCCGACATTGGTGAAGGTGCGGTTCCAATCGACCGCATAGATCTCGGGAAACGGCTGCTCGCCGATGCCTCCGGATAGAAGCCAGATACGGGCATAGTGATTGGCGTAATCAAGAACTGGCGGAAAGCGGAACAACACGACCAGGATGGCGACAGACGCTACGAAAACGGCGATCGCAATGGTGGAATCCTGCCGGGCTGCCAATTCATCAGAACCGGCTGCGGCTACAGCAGGTGTGGAAATCTGGTCCATTATCCGATCCGATTACTCTTTTGCGACGATGCCAACTCTTCGAATCCGAAGGCCGCATCCAGCGCGGCGCGCTTGTCGCCGGCTCCCATCTCCGAAAAGACCGTCGGCAGCTCGGCGTGTTCGCTGCCCCGCAGGATCGTTTCGATCATGAACATCGGCCGCTTCTTGCTCTCCTGGACGAGACGGCCGAGATATTCGCCGATGATCCCGATGCAGATCAGCTGGATGGCGCTGAACGCGCTAACGGCGGCCATGATGGACGACCAGCCGGTGACCGTCTCGCCCTGCAGCCAGCGAACGAAGGTATAGACGAGCAGCGCCATCGCGATGCCGGCGCTGATCATGCCGAGCCATGTGGCGATGCGTAGCGGCGTCGTCGAAAAGCTGGTGATCGCATCCAGCGCGAAATTGATCATCTTGCGCAGCGGATATTTCGTCGAGCCGGCAAGGCGCGCGTCCCGCTCATAAGGCAGAGCCACCTGCCGGCCGCCGATCCAGCTCACCATGCCGCGGATAAAGCGATCGCGCTCCGGCATCGCCAGCAGGATATCGACGACGCGCCGGCGCATCAGCCGGAAATCACCGGTGTCGCGCGGAATGGTCACGGAAGCGAGCCTGGAAAGCGCGCGATAGAACAGCGAAGCAGTCGCGAGCTTGAACCAGGTTTCGCCTTCGCGGCGCGTGCGCTGGCCGTAGACGACGTCGGCGCCGCGCTCCATGATCGGCATCATCATCAAAAGCAGCTCGGGCGGATCCTGAAGATCGGCGTCGATCAGGAGAACGCGCTCGCCCCGCGAAGCCGAAAGGCCGGCCGTCGACGCCAGCTGGTGGCCGTGGTTGCGCAGGAGGCGAACGCCGAGCACCTGCGGAACTTTTGCCGCCAGTTCCGAAATGATCTCCCAGGTGCCGTCGGACGAGCCGTCATCGACAAGGATAATCTCGAATGCATCGCCGGCGACGCTCCGAGCAGCAGCGGCCGCACGGCGGCAGAATTCACGCAGGCCCTCTTCCTCGTTGTGACAAGGCGCGACGATGGAAAGAAACGGTGCTTGCGTCATGCGAACGGCGGTGCCTGCTTGATTGATGGCGCCAGCCTAGCCGGGAAACGTCAAGCATCCTTTAATACCGCGCTTTGGCCGGAGCCACCTGCGTCTATTCCGCTGCCACCATCTCGCGCACGCCGTCGATATCGCGGGCCGGCGAAGCGCCGTAGAGGCGGCTGTATTCGCGGCTGAATTGCGACGGGCTCTGATAGCCGACGCGGTGGCCGGCCGTGCCCGCATCGAGCCGCTCGACGAGCATCAGCCGTCGGGCCTCGTGCAGCCGCAGCTGCTTCTGATACTGCACCGGCGTCATCGCCGTCACCGACTTGAAGTGGTGATGGAAGGAAGAGACGCTCATATTGACGCGTTCGGCAAGGTTTTCGATGCGCAACGGCCGCGCGAAATTCTCCTTCAGCCATGCGACGGCGCGGGCAATCCTGTTGCTGTGACTGTCTGCCGTGGCGATGTTGATCAGCCGGGCGCCGTGCGGCCCGGTCAGCACCCTGTAGAGAATTTCCTGCTCGATCAGCGGCGCCATGGCTGGAATGTCGCCTGGACGATCGAGCAAACGCAGCAGGCGGACGGCGGCATCCATGAGTTCCGGCGGCGCGACGCTGACCACCATTCCGCGCTGCCCGTCGGTATGGGAGGCCGGGCGCGGAACATCGATGCGGCTGAGCAGCTCCAGCAGCTTTTCGGAATCAATCGCCATCCCGAGACAGAGATGCGGCACCTCGGGACTTGCCTCCGTAACCCGCCAGGCGACCGGCAGATCGAGCGAGGTCAAGAGATAATCGCCGGTGCCGTAGCTGATCATTTCCGTGCCGAGCTGCAGGCTTTTGGCCCCCTGCAGCACGAAGGCGAAGCAGGGTCGGTAGCTGCTGTGCAAGGGATCGCTGGGCTTCGACCTGCGGCTGATATGAAGATTGCCGACAGCGGTCGAGAACTCGCCGTCCCCGGGCGCGAAGCGCATGGCGAGGTCGACGATCTCCTGATAGGCGCTGAAAGGCAAGGTCATGCGGCAACTCTTTCTGTCAACTATTCGACGCCGTCGTTACTGCCGTCATTTAGAGTGTCTGGAACATTTCTCAAACAGGCAGGCACCCCACTTTTGCAGGATCGTGCAAAAAGCTGAGAGGATCACTCTAACGCCCTCGCCGCGTTCCGGGCAATAGTGCGCCATCCCGCTCAACCCCACCCCACAACCGAAAAAGGATGGTTCCCATGCCTATCGCAAGAGGCTATGCCGCGACCGATGCTTCCAAACCGCTGACCCCTTTTACCTTCGAGCGCCGCGACCCCAGACCCGACGACGTCGTCATCGACATCAAGTTCGCCGGCATCTGCCATTCTGATATTCACACCGTCCGCAACGAGTGGAAGAACGCCGTCTATCCGATCGTACCGGGCCATGAGATCGCCGGCATTGTCTCGGCCGTCGGCTCCGCCGTCACCAAGTTCAAGGTCGGCGACCGTGTCGGCGTCGGCTGCTTCGTCGATTCCTGCGTCGGCTGCGCCGAGCGCGATCTCGACCGCGAACAGTATATGCCGGGCCTCTGCGGCACCTACAACGACTTCGAAGCCGACGGCAAGACGCGCACCCAGGGCGGCTATTCCGACTCGATCGTTGTCAAGGAAGGCTACGTCATGTCCATCCCGGACAACCTTCCGCTCGACGCCTCCGCACCGCTGCTCTGCGCCGGCATCACGCTTTATTCGCCGCTGCGCCACTGGAACGCCGGTCCCGGCAAGAAGGTCGCGATCGTCGGCATGGGCGGCCTCGGGCACATGGGCGTCAAGCTGGGTTCGGCGATGGGCGCCGACATCACCGTTCTCTCCCAGACCCTTTCCAAGAAGGAAGACGGTCTGAAGCTCGGCGCCAAGGAATATTACGCCACCAACGACCCGGAAACCTTCACCAAGCTCGCCGGTACCTTCGACCTGATCATCTGCACTGTCAGCGCCGAGATCGACTGGAACGCCTATCTCGGCCTTCTCAAGGTGGACGGCTCCTTCGTGGTCGTCGGCGCGCCCGAAAACCCAATCCCGGTGCACGCCTTCTCGATCATTCCCGGCCGCAAGAGCATCTCCGGCTCGATGATCGGCTCGATCAAGGAAACCCAGGAAATGCTCGATTTCTGCGGCAAGCACAACATCGTCTCCGAAATCGAGAAGATCAACATCGACCAGGTCAACGAAGCCTATGAACGCGTCCTGAAGAGCGACGTCCGCTACCGCTTCGTCATCGACATCGCCTCGCTGGCGGCCTGAGGATAATGGAAGGCGGCTGCTCAGGCAGCCGCCCTGATGCGAAATGCCGCAGCCGCCGAAGTCGTGGAAAGCTCGACTTCGACGGCTGTTTTTATGGAAGATGGCAGTTATCGGACGGGGCGGGCATCCCCTGAAAAGGCAAGGCGAAGACCGAGGAGGATCATAACGATACCGGCGAACCGCTCCTGCCAAACGATCAGCATCGGCCGGCGCGAGAGCCAGCCGCCGAACGCGCCCGCGCCGAATGCGACGGCGCCGAGGATGACGAAGTTCGAAAGCTTGGTCACCGCCCCGAGAACAAGAAGCTGCACCGCCACCGGCCAGGAACTCTCAGGGTTCACGAATTGCGGAAGGAAGGCGAAGAGAAAGACGAGCGCCTTCGGATTGGTCAGATTGTTGATCGTGCCCTCGCGAAGCGCCGCCGCGGTCGAGACGGACTGCGCCGCAGTCCGTGCGCCGTCGCCATGCCGCCCCGCTCCGCAAAGCAGCTTGACGCCCAGCCAGACCAGATAGACGGCTCCCGCCCAGCGCAGAATGTCGAAAGCAAGCGGCGAGGCTTGAAGCAGCGAGGCTACGCCCAGGATCAGCAACAAGATCTGGATCGCCCCGGCAAGGAGCGTGATGCCGACCGCGTTCAGAAGAGCGGTGCGCCGCCCCTGCCCGACACCTCGCCCGATGACAAGCATCATGTCCGGCCCCGGCGACAGCTGAATGGCCAGAACGGCAACATAAAAGGTGAGAAACGTATTGATATCGGGCATGGAAGCCTCCGGACTCTGAGATAATAATAGGCGGGGAAGGGCCATGTTCCCCAATCGAGCGCGACCTAGACATTCCCGCGCAGGCGCAACAGATATTCGACAGGGTTGAATGGATCGGGCCCCGAGCGCCGGCGCAAGCGCGGCGGGCCAGCGGTCGGCGCATAGTCATCGAAAGCGGTTTCCATCACCCCCGTCCCGCCCGTCAACCCCGGCAACTGCTGCCGGACGCTCCGCACCATCTGAGATGCGATAGTGCCTTCCAGCCGAGCGACGCCATCGGCGATCACCGAATCCGTCGCCATGGCAGCAGATTTCGCAAGCAAGGTGAGCACACCGCTCAAGCTCTCCGCCGGCGTTTCGAGATGAAAGCGGTCGACCGGTTCGCAAAGCACCGTCTGCGCGTTCGAAAGCGCCGTTGCCAGCACCCAGGGCGTCAGCTGCCGGAAATCTGCGGCAGTGCTTGCCGGCGAGCTGTGCCGGGCCGCCGTCATCGCCACGTGGCAATCGACGACCTGCCAGCCTGACATACCCTGCTTCAGCGTTTCGAACACGGTTTCCTCGACCGCCCGGTAAAAGGCGGCGGGCATCTGGCCGACATCCACTTCGAGCGCAAAGCTGTTGCCCGCCCCCGGAGGACGCGGCTCGACCCGCAGGCCAACGGTGGCGAGAAACGGATTGGGCTCCTTGAAAAGAACCTGCAGACCGGTCCCAATTCCCACAGGCCTCTCGACCAGAATGACTGTGCTTTCCTCGAAGCTGGCCTCGATGCCGTAATCCGCCAGCAGGGTCGACTGGACAACCTCTTTCTGTACCTCACCATAGAGCGATACGAAGACCTCGTCGGTGTCTTCGTTCCGGCGCAGATTGATCAACGGGTCCTGTTCGGCCATCTGGTTCAGCGCCAGCCAGAGCGCCGCCTTGTCGGACGGGCGGCGGGCAAGCACGCGGGTTTCGAGTGTCGGCGGCGCAAAGTGAGCCTGCCCGCCGGAAAACCGATCGCCGCCCACTGCGTCGCCGATCCGCGCTCCCGCCAGGCCGCTGACTCGTGCTATCTGCCCGGCGCGGAGGCTCTCGGCGCCATGGATCCGGCCATCCTCGAACAGCTGGATCGCCGTCACCCGCCCCGGGCCTTTCGGCAGATCCAGATATTGCCGCAGCCATATCGTGCCCGAAGTCAGGGAGAGATAGCACAGCTTTTCCCCGCCCCAGCCGCGCTCGATCTTGAAAATCTTGCCGGCAACCGGACCATCCGGATCGGGGCGCCGCTCGGGCAGGATCGTCCCAATGGCCGATGCCAGGGCTGAGATGCCGGCGCCGGTCATCGCAGCGCCTGCGAAGACGGGATGTATCAGGCCCCGCGCCACCTGATCTGCCAGGGACGTCCCGAGCCTTTCCTCCGTCAGCC
It includes:
- a CDS encoding ABC transporter permease subunit encodes the protein MPERHLGLSIFCHAILLIGAAFVCLPLYFAFVAGSLTLQEVQQAPFPVVPGSHFFENLAAAWQQGEFSQLFLNSIIVTAGIVVGKLAISLIAAFGVTYFRFPFRMTAFWLIFVSLMLPVEVRIIPTYEAVADAAGPIRWLAGTIGLSGIVEDLTGYSIEASLKWTMVNSYAGLILPLIASASATFLFRQFFLTVPDELCEAAKLDGAGPLKFFKDILLPLSSANIAALSIILFLYGWNQYLWPLLFTTNKEMGTAVLGLKQLVPVSDSAPAWNIAMSAALLVMLPPAAVILFMQRWFTKGLVDSGK
- a CDS encoding ABC transporter permease subunit, translating into MEGAARRLRIPDLLSTGRSVAQPSEPGLKSAHFNRPWLAFGLVAPQLLILLFFFFIPSYKALSLAFVQVDPFGGTEIFIGLTNFYNLFASPEYRGSALFTLWFTVAQNCATLLLAGLFAFATDFVIRGRGIYKSIILLPYAIAPVISGVIWAFLFNPAVGPIAQLLHGFGFDWDPNRRPFDAQLLVTIASVWKNVCYDYIFLVAALLAVPVSLLEAAKLDGARPVRRFFTISLPLISPTIFFLVVMNFVYGLFETFGIIDAVTRGGPAGATNSLVYKVYQDGFVQLDLGSSAAQSVLLMLIAILFTIVQFRALERKVNYQV
- a CDS encoding extracellular solute-binding protein, giving the protein MTAMSLIGSRFGRTIRSFAAGAALVGLGLTNAGHASAADRVKIEWWNAAGGRLAEITTQLIKDFNASQDKYEVVGIGKGNYEETMAAMVAAYRVHQQPVLIQAAERGFLTMYNSGAIIPVPQLMEKEGYKVDWNDFVAPVAGFYLVDGKPAAMPFNSSTPIFWYNADHFKAAGFDKPGQTWQELDKQLRAIKEKGVSKCQMALANDFYWSLIENYAAIQDQPYGTKANGFGGLDTEFIFNKSPLMVGQVTRLKTWMDAGILQIAGQGLSPDQLFTSGTCSTYVASTAAHAAVESGAKFNWSATFLPHEEGIEPKNSTIGGGALWVLKGKSEEEYAGAAAFLNFVASPKTQVWWSKQTGYVPVTNTAYEQAKSEGYFKDHPTREIAILQLTRGTPTDNSRGFRFGNHNQSMALLVEEIQGVWTGQKTPQQALDAAATRGNQILRQYEQLHAAK
- a CDS encoding sn-glycerol-3-phosphate import ATP-binding protein UgpC, with the protein product MAAIELIDLKKNYGPVPAVKGINLTVADGEMIVLVGPSGCGKSTLLRMIAGLEAISSGHIRISGNDVGQVDPADRNIAMVFQNYALYPHMTVRQNLEYGLKNRRVPRHEIDRRIADAADILEIGEFLERRPRQLSGGQRQRVAMGRALVRDPAAFLFDEPLSNLDAKLRVQMRVEIRRLQRQLKTTSLYVTHDQLEAMTLADRLVVMNGGRIEQIGTPIEVYRRPETVFVAGFIGSPPMNLIELDELGPSDLALPRDTDLVGIRPGSISLGAGSAHDLRFDGHVELIETVGDENNVHLRIDESRKRIVASVPTDRHLRENDRISCHVGTEALHPFNKSTGRRTD
- a CDS encoding sugar-binding transcriptional regulator → MSQNRSASSAPVALSDEQMQVRVVWLYYMEGRTQGEIAEALSTNRLRVNKIIAEARRSGLVTITLNSRLTSCVALEQQLAAEFSLNRAIIVPTPEDEELIPVLLGQAAADYLVQLLNAGNIRGVGVGWGATLREMVRHMPSLRRPDICVNSVMGGLTHGIEINTFDIASDLARQLNAECSYLAAPIYAGSPESRTAIIRQDVFESAFRQIETNDVIVLSIGDMTERSLLMRYGLPRNINIEELLAAGACGDVLGQFVDKKGQPIDHAINRCAIAPELEALRAIPNVVFASGGLNKAQSIAAVLLSGLGNVLVCDEDTARQARELALHLRAGSGS
- a CDS encoding glycosyltransferase family 2 protein is translated as MTQAPFLSIVAPCHNEEEGLREFCRRAAAAARSVAGDAFEIILVDDGSSDGTWEIISELAAKVPQVLGVRLLRNHGHQLASTAGLSASRGERVLLIDADLQDPPELLLMMMPIMERGADVVYGQRTRREGETWFKLATASLFYRALSRLASVTIPRDTGDFRLMRRRVVDILLAMPERDRFIRGMVSWIGGRQVALPYERDARLAGSTKYPLRKMINFALDAITSFSTTPLRIATWLGMISAGIAMALLVYTFVRWLQGETVTGWSSIMAAVSAFSAIQLICIGIIGEYLGRLVQESKKRPMFMIETILRGSEHAELPTVFSEMGAGDKRAALDAAFGFEELASSQKSNRIG
- a CDS encoding AraC family transcriptional regulator produces the protein MTLPFSAYQEIVDLAMRFAPGDGEFSTAVGNLHISRRSKPSDPLHSSYRPCFAFVLQGAKSLQLGTEMISYGTGDYLLTSLDLPVAWRVTEASPEVPHLCLGMAIDSEKLLELLSRIDVPRPASHTDGQRGMVVSVAPPELMDAAVRLLRLLDRPGDIPAMAPLIEQEILYRVLTGPHGARLINIATADSHSNRIARAVAWLKENFARPLRIENLAERVNMSVSSFHHHFKSVTAMTPVQYQKQLRLHEARRLMLVERLDAGTAGHRVGYQSPSQFSREYSRLYGASPARDIDGVREMVAAE